One Firmicutes bacterium CAG:345 genomic region harbors:
- a CDS encoding unknown (no significant homology to UniProt), which yields MNFIKKLHGKVIECRNHKSLVQVGSKFYIINRECNVGSEVTFIKEDSKKMASYLFAIAAMDEDDFNRINYDYIATSLFDNYRQDI from the coding sequence ATGAATTTTATAAAAAAGTTACATGGCAAAGTTATTGAATGCCGTAATCATAAATCTCTCGTCCAAGTTGGCTCAAAATTTTACATTATTAATAGAGAATGTAATGTGGGTTCAGAAGTCACTTTTATTAAAGAAGATTCTAAAAAAATGGCTAGCTATTTATTTGCAATAGCTGCAATGGACGAGGATGATTTCAACAGAATTAACTATGATTATATAGCTACTTCATTATTTGATAATTATCGCCAAGATATTTAA
- a CDS encoding dNA replication protein DnaD (product inferred by homology to UniProt), producing the protein MDFILEDIDWRKILIRRYKNYHLNENDLAVILLINELNRGVPHLISPEEIVPYTTMNAEQIEQIMSKLLKAGYASIEGVSFSVNAIKKKIFDDTVKEASLAKDEIQDKTQFEEIYHRLEVILKRQITALEYDVVTSWSQQNMSLEQLNDIINTLKTTRKKLSIAIIDKEFQTRRNNAIKIKNDPKAEKILGVDLYNKNE; encoded by the coding sequence ATGGATTTTATATTAGAAGACATAGATTGGCGAAAAATATTAATTCGCCGTTATAAAAACTATCATTTAAATGAGAACGATCTTGCTGTTATTCTCTTAATTAATGAACTAAATAGAGGGGTTCCTCATCTCATTAGTCCAGAAGAAATTGTTCCATATACAACGATGAACGCTGAACAAATTGAACAGATAATGAGCAAATTACTCAAAGCAGGATACGCATCTATTGAAGGTGTCTCTTTTTCTGTTAATGCAATTAAGAAAAAAATATTTGATGATACTGTTAAAGAAGCTTCTTTAGCAAAAGATGAAATACAAGATAAAACACAATTTGAAGAAATATATCATCGACTTGAAGTAATCTTAAAAAGACAAATTACCGCTTTAGAATATGACGTTGTAACATCTTGGTCACAGCAAAATATGTCTCTGGAACAATTAAATGATATTATCAATACTTTAAAAACTACAAGAAAAAAATTATCGATTGCAATAATAGATAAAGAATTTCAAACAAGAAGAAACAATGCAATTAAAATAAAAAATGATCCAAAAGCTGAAAAAATACTAGGTGTTGATTTATATAATAAAAATGAATAA
- a CDS encoding endonuclease III (product inferred by homology to UniProt), translating into MNKTEKLKLVQIELNDLYGETKCFLNYNKDYELLFAIMLSAQTTDKSVNNVTSILFEKYKSLEEFSKADINELITYLMPLGLAKNKAKHLLKTANILHNDFNDIIPKNREELMNLPGVGYKTATVFLAELYNYPSIPVDTHIKRVISKLNIFPKVNDPTKISQNLDKYYKENNHINFHRQLILFGRNICTARNPKCNICPFSKNLCKQKN; encoded by the coding sequence ATGAATAAAACTGAAAAATTAAAACTAGTGCAAATAGAACTAAACGATCTTTATGGTGAAACAAAATGCTTTTTAAATTATAACAAAGATTATGAATTGCTTTTTGCTATAATGTTATCTGCGCAAACAACAGATAAATCAGTAAATAATGTTACATCTATTCTATTTGAAAAATATAAGTCACTAGAAGAATTTAGCAAAGCTGATATAAATGAATTAATAACCTATTTAATGCCTTTAGGCCTAGCAAAAAATAAAGCAAAACACCTTTTGAAAACAGCGAATATTCTCCATAATGACTTTAATGATATAATTCCTAAAAATAGAGAAGAACTAATGAATTTGCCTGGTGTTGGATATAAAACAGCAACGGTATTTTTAGCCGAATTATATAACTATCCATCAATTCCAGTAGATACACACATAAAAAGAGTCATTTCAAAATTAAATATTTTTCCAAAAGTTAACGATCCAACAAAAATATCACAAAATCTAGATAAATATTATAAAGAAAATAATCATATAAATTTTCATCGCCAATTAATATTATTTGGCAGAAATATTTGCACTGCTAGAAATCCAAAATGCAATATATGTCCTTTTTCAAAAAATTTATGTAAACAAAAAAACTAG